One window of Medicago truncatula cultivar Jemalong A17 chromosome 2, MtrunA17r5.0-ANR, whole genome shotgun sequence genomic DNA carries:
- the LOC11417476 gene encoding glucan endo-1,3-beta-glucosidase translates to MSIQCLVGQILLSYSFLVYTLFCIIPSFFAPTMRFSLASPLFLLGLFTINLIHTADAQIGICYGMMGNNLPPANEVINLYKANNIKRMRLYDPNQAALNALRNSGIELILGVPNSDLQTLATNSDNARQWVQRNVLNFWPSVKIKYIAVGNEVSPVGGSSWLAQYVLPATQNIYQAIRAQGLHDQIKVSTAIDMTLIGNSFPPSKGSFRNDVRSYLDPFIGYLVYAGAPLLVNVYPYFSHVGNPRDISLPYALFTSPGVMVQDGPNGYQNLFDAMLDSVHAALDNTGIGWVNVVVSESGWPSDGGAATSYDNARIYLDNLIRHVGKGTPRRPWATETYIFAMFDENQKSPELEKHFGVFYPNKQKKYPFGFGGERNGEIVNGDFNATISLKSDM, encoded by the exons ATGTCAATTCAGTGCCTAGTAGGGCAAATCCTTCTTTCATATTCATTTTTAGTGTATACTTTATTTTGCATCATACCTTCTTTCTTTGCTCCAACCATGAGGTTCTCTTTGGCTTCTCCTCTGTTTCTATTGGGATtgttcacaataaaccttattCACACAGCAG ATGCTCAAATAGGAATATGTTATGGTATGATGGGAAACAATCTACCACCGGCAAACGAGGTTATAAATCTCTACAAAGCAAACAACATTAAGAGAATGAGACTCTACGATCCTAATCAAGCTGCTCTAAATGCATTAAGAAATTCAGGCATTGAACTCATTCTTGGTGTGCCAAATTCCGACCTTCAAACCCTAGCCACCAACTCCGATAATGCACGTCAATGGGTACAAAGAAATGTATTGAACTTCTGGCCTAGTGTCAAAATCAAGTATATTGCAGTTGGTAATGAAGTGAGTCCAGTTGGAGGCTCTTCTTGGCTAGCCCAATATGTTCTACCTGCCACCCAAAATATATATCAAGCGATAAGAGCTCAAGGTCTTCATGATCAAATCAAGGTTTCAACCGCTATTGACATGACCCTTATTGGAAATTCATTCCCTCCATCTAAAGGTTCTTTTAGAAATGATGTTAGGTCATACCTAGATCCTTTCATTGGATACTTGGTATATGCAGGTGCACCTTTACTTGTCAATGTTTACCCTTATTTTAGCCATGTTGGTAACCCGCGCGATATATCTCTTCCTTATGCTCTTTTCACTTCACCGGGTGTTATGGTACAAGATGGTCCAAATGGGTACCAAAACTTGTTTGATGCTATGTTGGATTCGGTGCATGCAGCCCTAGATAACACCGGGATTGGTTGGGTGAACGTTGTTGTATCTGAGAGTGGTTGGCCCTCTGATGGAGGGGCGGCTACTTCATATGACAACGCACGTATTTATCTTGATAATTTGATTCGTCATGTTGGTAAAGGTACTCCACGAAGGCCTTGGGCTACAGAAACTTATATTTTTGCTATGTTTGATGAGAACCAAAAGAGTCCAGAATTGGAGAAACATTTTGGAGTGTTTTATCCtaataaacaaaagaaatacCCATTTGGATTTGGTGGAGAAAGAAATGGGGAAATTGTCAATGGTGACTTCAATGCAACTATTTCTCTTAAGAGTGACATGTAA